From the genome of Cytobacillus firmus, one region includes:
- a CDS encoding GNAT family N-acetyltransferase: protein MDLQLKPVTEKNFFEIINLKSEEEQEKKFQIFERFVGSNAFFIALASVNGWTCKGIYDSESLIGFATHGLDKEHGRYELVSLMLGHQFQGKGYGIPAIKLVIEEMKEKYGCHEIYLSVIKENEPAIRVYEKVGFEPTGEIFQAFHPEPVYRLTV from the coding sequence ATGGATTTACAACTGAAACCTGTTACAGAGAAAAATTTTTTTGAGATTATAAATTTGAAATCTGAAGAAGAGCAGGAAAAGAAGTTTCAAATTTTCGAAAGGTTTGTCGGTTCCAATGCTTTTTTCATTGCTCTGGCTTCAGTCAATGGCTGGACATGTAAAGGTATATACGATAGCGAATCATTAATTGGCTTTGCGACTCATGGTCTGGATAAAGAGCATGGCCGCTATGAACTTGTCAGTCTGATGCTTGGACATCAATTTCAGGGGAAAGGCTATGGCATACCGGCTATTAAGCTTGTAATTGAGGAAATGAAAGAGAAATATGGGTGCCATGAAATCTACCTATCTGTCATCAAGGAGAACGAGCCGGCTATTCGTGTATATGAGAAAGTTGGTTTTGAACCGACAGGGGAGATTTTTCAGGCCTTTCATCCCGAACCGGTTTACAGGCTGACGGTATAA
- a CDS encoding endonuclease/exonuclease/phosphatase family protein → MKLLTLNCHSWQEEQQLEKIKILAEAIKENRYDVIALQEVSQHIKAPLIDGHIKKDNYALLLIEELRKIGVEDYVFKWDFSHIGYDIYEEGLAILTKHEIKEDFSFFITQNKDQAHWKTRKIIGVKLVYKNRPITFYSCHLGWWDDEEESFKFQAESLLALASKDEPAIFMGDFNSSAYVRNEGYDFLIGKGLYDTFELADKQDSGVTVKGKIAGWDENKHEMRIDLILSSYPIHPKYSRVIFNGINKPIISDHYGVEIEI, encoded by the coding sequence ATGAAATTATTAACTCTAAACTGTCACTCATGGCAGGAGGAACAGCAGCTGGAAAAAATCAAAATTCTTGCTGAGGCTATTAAGGAGAACCGCTATGATGTCATCGCTCTGCAGGAAGTCAGCCAGCATATCAAAGCCCCTTTAATAGATGGCCATATTAAAAAAGATAACTATGCACTGCTGTTAATTGAAGAATTGAGAAAAATAGGTGTGGAAGATTACGTTTTTAAATGGGATTTCTCACATATTGGATATGATATTTACGAAGAGGGTCTTGCCATATTGACAAAGCATGAAATAAAGGAGGATTTTTCCTTCTTTATTACCCAAAATAAAGACCAGGCACACTGGAAGACACGAAAAATTATTGGTGTTAAATTAGTTTACAAAAACAGACCAATTACCTTTTATTCTTGTCACCTTGGCTGGTGGGATGATGAAGAAGAATCCTTTAAGTTTCAGGCTGAATCTCTTCTTGCACTTGCATCTAAAGATGAACCCGCCATTTTTATGGGTGATTTCAACAGCTCGGCGTATGTCCGCAATGAAGGTTATGACTTTCTCATCGGCAAAGGGCTTTATGACACTTTTGAATTAGCAGACAAGCAGGATTCAGGAGTGACGGTTAAAGGCAAAATTGCCGGCTGGGACGAAAATAAACATGAGATGCGCATCGACTTGATTTTATCATCGTATCCGATCCATCCAAAATATTCACGAGTTATTTTTAATGGCATAAACAAACCCATCATTTCCGATCATTATGGAGTGGAAATTGAAATTTAG
- a CDS encoding PTS transporter subunit IIBC, with the protein MKKLFSFDFWQKFGKALLVVVAVMPAAGIMISLGKLVGMSGTDIAFVQAIARVLEDIGWAIITNLHILFAVAIGGSWAKERAGGAFAALIAFILINRITGAIFGVKSDMLGNTEATVKSLFGQDLIVPDYFTSVLGAPALNMGVFVGIISGFLGANLFNKYYNYDKLPNSLSFFNGKRFVPFTVIAGSVAAALVLSIVWPFIQGLLNDFGQWIATSRNTAPVIAPFVFGALERLLLPFGLHHMLTVPINYTELGGTYKILTGSNAGSTVAGQDPLWLAWIADLNNFLAAGDTESYKQLLNDVTPARFKVGQMILSAAALLGIALAMYRNVDPEKKKKYKSMFFSAGLAVFLTGVTEPIEFMFMFAAPLLYIVYAVMTGLAFAVVDIINIRVHSFGIIELITRTPMIIKAGLWLDLVNFVIACLVFFGLNFWVANFMIRKFNFPTPGRNGNYIEEENNASSSETSVKKNSLAPVLIELLGGKENIEDVDACMTRLRVTVKDTASVAGEQDWKKNGALGLIVKDKGVQAIYGPKADVLKSDIQDLLGA; encoded by the coding sequence ATGAAAAAATTATTTTCTTTTGATTTCTGGCAAAAGTTTGGAAAGGCATTACTTGTAGTAGTGGCTGTAATGCCAGCTGCAGGTATTATGATTTCACTTGGCAAGCTTGTTGGCATGTCAGGTACTGACATAGCATTTGTGCAAGCGATTGCACGAGTTTTGGAGGATATCGGCTGGGCCATTATTACAAATCTTCATATCTTATTTGCAGTTGCAATTGGCGGTTCCTGGGCTAAGGAGCGTGCAGGCGGAGCGTTTGCAGCTCTTATTGCTTTCATTCTGATTAATAGAATTACAGGCGCCATATTCGGAGTAAAGTCCGACATGTTAGGTAATACCGAGGCCACGGTAAAATCCCTTTTTGGACAAGATCTTATTGTCCCGGACTATTTCACTTCTGTTTTAGGTGCACCAGCATTAAATATGGGAGTATTCGTCGGGATAATTTCAGGTTTTCTTGGCGCAAATTTATTTAACAAGTATTATAACTATGATAAATTGCCAAATTCACTTTCCTTTTTCAATGGAAAGCGATTTGTACCCTTCACTGTAATCGCCGGCTCTGTTGCAGCAGCCTTGGTCTTATCAATTGTTTGGCCATTTATTCAAGGATTATTAAATGATTTCGGACAATGGATTGCTACATCACGGAATACAGCACCAGTTATCGCTCCATTTGTTTTTGGTGCACTGGAAAGATTGCTTCTTCCATTTGGATTGCATCATATGCTGACAGTCCCAATTAATTATACAGAGCTCGGCGGAACTTACAAAATCCTCACAGGCTCTAATGCAGGTTCAACGGTCGCTGGACAAGATCCGCTATGGCTCGCATGGATTGCCGACCTGAATAACTTTTTGGCTGCAGGAGATACAGAAAGCTATAAGCAATTGCTGAATGACGTTACCCCTGCCCGCTTTAAAGTTGGCCAAATGATTCTGTCCGCTGCTGCCTTATTGGGAATTGCGCTTGCAATGTACCGCAATGTAGATCCTGAGAAAAAGAAGAAATACAAATCGATGTTCTTCTCAGCTGGTTTGGCAGTATTCTTAACTGGAGTAACAGAACCGATAGAATTTATGTTTATGTTTGCTGCTCCACTTCTTTATATCGTGTATGCAGTTATGACAGGTCTGGCATTTGCAGTCGTTGACATTATTAATATCCGTGTTCATTCTTTTGGCATCATTGAATTGATTACAAGAACACCAATGATTATAAAAGCTGGCTTATGGCTGGATCTTGTAAACTTTGTAATTGCCTGCCTTGTATTCTTCGGACTAAACTTTTGGGTTGCCAATTTTATGATCAGAAAATTTAACTTCCCTACACCAGGACGCAATGGAAACTATATTGAAGAAGAAAATAATGCTTCATCTTCTGAAACTTCAGTCAAGAAAAATTCACTGGCTCCTGTGTTAATCGAATTATTAGGCGGAAAAGAAAATATTGAAGACGTTGATGCCTGTATGACCCGCTTGCGTGTCACAGTAAAGGACACTGCATCAGTTGCTGGTGAACAGGACTGGAAGAAGAATGGAGCTTTAGGTCTTATCGTTAAGGACAAAGGCGTTCAGGCAATTTATGGACCAAAGGCAGATGTCCTTAAATCTGATATCCAAGACCTTCTGGGAGCTTAA
- a CDS encoding MurR/RpiR family transcriptional regulator: protein MDKKTMNQMIKESYSSLSPGQRKAAEFIMEHANEAVLLTAFQVGRNAGVSETTVIRLAYALGFSGYSQMQEQIRKDWLAGKQQAANENDSYIINAAKENLFKRVIDQERKILRQLLDQVDERELWKAIDALIQADRVYIGGFGSSYAASYWFYYTLKQMRVNVYISGPHGFLPEDVCDLTEQSAVVIFSFPRYRKETLKLASFAKRKGSRVIAITDRQLSPIGQMAAVTLTTDELMDTGHHSIASVISLLEVLIAGIDEQDRERIAKRQQELEILYADQELFVE from the coding sequence ATGGATAAGAAAACAATGAACCAGATGATTAAAGAAAGCTATTCATCCCTCTCGCCAGGACAGAGGAAAGCAGCTGAATTTATTATGGAGCATGCTAATGAGGCGGTGTTGTTAACCGCATTTCAAGTTGGCAGAAATGCAGGAGTCAGTGAGACAACGGTCATTCGGCTTGCATATGCACTTGGGTTCAGCGGTTATTCCCAAATGCAGGAACAAATCAGAAAAGACTGGCTAGCAGGGAAACAGCAGGCTGCAAATGAAAATGACTCTTACATAATAAATGCAGCGAAAGAGAACCTGTTTAAGAGAGTCATTGATCAAGAGAGGAAAATACTTCGGCAATTGCTTGATCAGGTTGATGAAAGAGAACTTTGGAAAGCAATTGATGCCTTAATTCAGGCAGACAGGGTTTATATTGGGGGTTTTGGCAGCTCTTATGCGGCCTCATACTGGTTCTATTACACTCTTAAACAAATGAGGGTAAATGTCTATATCTCAGGCCCTCACGGTTTTCTTCCTGAGGATGTGTGTGATTTGACAGAACAGTCAGCAGTTGTCATTTTTTCTTTCCCTCGCTATCGAAAGGAAACCTTAAAGCTGGCCTCATTCGCTAAGAGGAAGGGATCCAGGGTGATTGCCATTACAGACAGACAGCTTTCGCCAATTGGGCAGATGGCTGCAGTCACACTTACTACTGATGAACTAATGGATACCGGACATCATTCAATTGCATCGGTTATTAGTTTACTGGAAGTGCTGATCGCGGGTATCGATGAACAGGATCGTGAAAGGATTGCCAAGAGACAGCAGGAACTGGAAATCTTATACGCTGATCAGGAGTTATTTGTTGAATAA
- a CDS encoding YjiH family protein, whose protein sequence is MSSLSKKLIQQEERQAYTTGDYLKFLIPSLIGVLLFMVPIQGEEGITIPVAYLANQINGLLGASIPAITVTIMALSVIGSLIAVVFKPGFILNSPYLNKLLNVSKFWVAARLLGTVFAIITLFEIGLEPVYSENTGALLIYDLIPILFTTFLLAGLLLPLLLNFGLLEFFGALLIKVMRPVFKLPGRSSLDCLASWVGDGTIGVLLTTKQYEEGYYTKREAAVVATTFSVVSITFTIVIIQYLNLEQYFIHYYLTIILAGLVAAVVMPRIPPLSRKADTAYEGTVMKEETSIPSHTTPVKWGLNNAIKKARTNNSAGAVVKEGLENVLDMWMGVLPIVMAIGTVALVIAEFTPAFTILGKPFEPVLALMQIPEAAEAAQTMVVGFADMFLPAVIGSGIESEMTRFVIACVSVTQLVYMSEMGGLLLGSNLPVSIKDLILIFLLRTIITLPIVAVVAHIIF, encoded by the coding sequence ATGAGCAGTCTTTCAAAGAAATTAATTCAGCAGGAGGAAAGGCAAGCCTACACAACCGGGGACTATTTAAAATTTTTAATTCCTTCTCTGATCGGGGTTTTACTATTTATGGTGCCGATTCAAGGAGAAGAAGGGATTACAATCCCGGTTGCATATTTAGCAAATCAAATTAACGGGCTGCTGGGTGCTTCCATACCTGCGATTACTGTTACTATAATGGCTCTATCAGTTATTGGTTCACTGATAGCAGTAGTTTTTAAACCGGGCTTTATCTTAAACAGCCCTTATTTGAACAAATTGCTAAATGTAAGTAAATTTTGGGTAGCGGCCCGTTTGCTTGGAACAGTTTTTGCTATTATTACTTTATTTGAGATTGGTCTGGAACCAGTATATTCAGAGAACACTGGCGCACTTTTAATCTATGATCTAATTCCGATCCTGTTTACTACCTTTCTTCTGGCAGGTTTATTGCTGCCGCTTTTATTAAATTTTGGCCTGCTCGAATTTTTTGGTGCATTATTGATTAAAGTGATGAGACCTGTTTTTAAGCTGCCGGGACGTTCTTCGCTTGATTGTCTGGCATCATGGGTAGGTGATGGAACAATTGGAGTCCTGCTGACGACAAAACAATATGAAGAAGGATATTATACAAAGCGGGAGGCGGCAGTTGTTGCAACTACCTTCTCGGTTGTTTCCATAACGTTTACGATTGTCATTATTCAATATTTAAATTTAGAGCAATATTTCATACATTACTATTTAACAATTATCCTTGCTGGTCTGGTGGCAGCTGTAGTAATGCCGCGGATTCCGCCATTGTCCAGAAAAGCTGATACTGCTTATGAAGGAACAGTGATGAAAGAGGAAACTTCTATTCCTTCACATACTACACCTGTTAAATGGGGATTAAATAATGCTATTAAGAAAGCGCGTACAAATAATAGTGCAGGCGCTGTTGTAAAAGAAGGTTTGGAGAATGTTTTAGACATGTGGATGGGAGTTCTGCCGATTGTTATGGCAATTGGAACGGTTGCCCTGGTGATTGCTGAATTCACCCCGGCTTTTACGATTCTTGGCAAGCCGTTTGAGCCAGTCCTGGCTCTAATGCAAATTCCGGAAGCGGCAGAAGCGGCCCAGACAATGGTGGTTGGATTTGCAGACATGTTCCTTCCGGCAGTCATCGGCAGCGGCATTGAAAGTGAAATGACGAGATTTGTCATTGCCTGTGTCTCTGTAACACAGCTCGTTTACATGTCTGAAATGGGCGGCCTGCTTTTAGGGTCAAATCTCCCTGTCAGCATAAAAGATTTAATTCTTATATTCCTTCTCCGTACTATTATTACGCTGCCGATTGTAGCTGTTGTAGCTCATATTATATTTTAG
- a CDS encoding GNAT family N-acetyltransferase codes for MKQEALTSLAIKNLHTVKDLEAVYELEARIWSVEEAVPVNHTVATVKNGGFVLGAFLGEELIGFQYSFPGFDGTKVYLCSHSLGIHPECRALGIGEKLKYAQKQTALEKGYDLISWTYDPLETVNANLNLHKLGAVCTQYIENAYGEMSDHMNAGIPSDRFLVEWRIQDEGPVRQLSSEVLPRAIETGAADGLAVPEKVNLDYENNKILIPVPGNFQDIKKRDFELAQKWRKSTKKAFAHYLSQGWIVTDLIKHEAAENQYFYLLEKLFS; via the coding sequence ATGAAGCAAGAAGCATTAACATCACTGGCCATTAAAAACCTTCACACAGTTAAGGATCTCGAAGCAGTATACGAACTTGAAGCAAGAATATGGAGTGTGGAAGAAGCTGTGCCGGTTAATCATACAGTTGCAACGGTTAAAAATGGAGGGTTTGTGTTAGGTGCGTTCCTGGGAGAGGAACTGATCGGTTTTCAATACAGCTTTCCCGGCTTTGACGGCACAAAGGTATATCTTTGCTCCCACAGCCTGGGGATTCACCCGGAGTGCCGGGCGTTGGGGATTGGTGAAAAGCTGAAATATGCGCAAAAACAGACTGCGCTTGAAAAAGGCTATGATCTCATTTCCTGGACATACGACCCTCTTGAAACTGTAAATGCGAATCTCAATCTCCATAAGCTCGGGGCTGTATGCACTCAATATATAGAAAATGCTTATGGTGAAATGTCAGACCATATGAATGCAGGCATACCATCTGATCGATTTTTAGTGGAGTGGCGAATTCAAGATGAGGGTCCTGTGCGCCAATTGTCTTCTGAAGTTCTGCCAAGGGCAATAGAAACAGGGGCCGCTGATGGTTTGGCAGTCCCTGAAAAAGTAAATTTAGACTATGAAAATAACAAAATTCTTATACCGGTCCCAGGGAATTTTCAGGACATAAAAAAGCGGGATTTTGAATTGGCTCAGAAATGGAGAAAGAGCACGAAAAAAGCGTTTGCTCATTATCTCAGCCAAGGCTGGATTGTAACAGATCTTATAAAGCACGAGGCTGCGGAAAATCAATACTTTTATCTTTTGGAAAAGCTGTTTTCGTAA
- the menC gene encoding o-succinylbenzoate synthase: MEIKSVILRHVKMELLNPFTTSVGTEVDKDFILVEVKSKSGQSGWAESVSIMEPIYNEETVKTNWHIMSDHLIPILFASEIRHPDDVSEAFRPIRGNFNAKAALEGAVWDLYARERGVSLSKALGGEKEKIEVGVSVGIQESEIKMLKQIEGYVNEGYQRIKVKIKPGWDVQILKAIRAQFPDIKLMADANCAYTLNDIGHLQRMEEYNLMMIEQPLDHDDIIDHAKLQSHLKTPICLDESIHTFEDARKAIELGSCRIMNLKIGRVGGLTESRKIHDLCRDHNIPMWCGGMLEAGIGRAHNIAITSLSNFTLPGDTAPSSHYWKKDIIDPEVTMEDGFIFVPQGPGIGYEPNRSKIEDVTLYSRTFTK, translated from the coding sequence ATGGAAATTAAAAGCGTCATTTTAAGGCACGTGAAAATGGAGCTGCTGAATCCGTTTACTACAAGTGTCGGAACAGAAGTGGATAAGGACTTTATTCTGGTTGAAGTAAAATCAAAAAGCGGGCAGTCCGGCTGGGCGGAGTCGGTTTCCATTATGGAGCCAATCTACAATGAAGAAACAGTTAAAACAAATTGGCATATTATGAGTGATCATTTAATACCGATCCTTTTTGCATCAGAGATTCGTCACCCTGATGATGTTTCAGAGGCTTTCAGGCCAATCAGGGGAAATTTTAATGCCAAAGCAGCGCTGGAGGGGGCTGTCTGGGACCTTTATGCAAGGGAGAGAGGGGTCTCGCTCTCAAAAGCTCTGGGCGGAGAAAAGGAAAAAATAGAAGTGGGCGTCAGTGTCGGCATTCAGGAGTCAGAAATAAAGATGCTTAAACAAATTGAAGGATATGTAAATGAAGGCTACCAGCGGATCAAAGTGAAAATTAAACCTGGCTGGGATGTGCAGATCTTAAAAGCCATCCGAGCCCAGTTTCCTGATATTAAGCTTATGGCTGATGCTAATTGCGCCTATACACTTAATGATATTGGTCACCTTCAAAGGATGGAAGAGTATAATCTAATGATGATTGAGCAGCCTTTGGATCATGATGATATTATTGACCATGCCAAGCTTCAAAGCCATTTGAAAACACCAATTTGCCTGGATGAAAGTATACATACCTTTGAGGATGCCAGAAAGGCGATCGAGCTTGGAAGCTGCAGAATCATGAACTTAAAAATTGGCCGGGTTGGCGGGCTTACAGAGTCAAGAAAAATTCATGACCTTTGCAGAGATCATAACATTCCGATGTGGTGCGGAGGAATGCTTGAAGCTGGAATAGGACGTGCACATAATATAGCCATAACTTCTCTATCCAATTTTACACTTCCTGGTGATACAGCCCCGTCTTCCCATTATTGGAAAAAAGATATCATCGATCCTGAAGTCACTATGGAAGATGGGTTTATATTCGTGCCTCAGGGCCCAGGAATAGGCTATGAGCCTAATCGCTCTAAAATAGAGGATGTAACTCTTTATAGCCGGACTTTTACAAAATAA